A stretch of the Alosa alosa isolate M-15738 ecotype Scorff River chromosome 16, AALO_Geno_1.1, whole genome shotgun sequence genome encodes the following:
- the prdm14 gene encoding PR domain zinc finger protein 14, producing the protein MAVSLSSIPAGKDRTYHFDPLKGSPARGSGFYPSLPNAQYMDVFKSTHNLFHPLKSLGRLVTETQTVMPFSFTGGAQNIFAQNGHQAAILHEQVLNMAGIPYFNRVPLIFPKHEEAAKVASNHSSASLSEFSSPSSEKSSLESCSPSKNNVLYLHNADPVTEQTRTYCFTDEDLFNVLYGYSRNQEKNVGHAISGVVFPGNSIHESQHLPLDMDALELPEELSIVQTTTGSVSHYGVFADKMSIAKGTRFGPFTGKLVNTSEIKTYDDNTLMWEIFENGRLSHFVDGRGASGNWMSLVKCARFPEEQNLVAVQNQGQIFYEVCKDIKPQQELLVWYGDCYVQFLGIPLTLKEFIDDNFEQLPPEDSGEGFKCDRCGKVFAYKYYRDKHLKYTRCVDQGDRKFPCHLCNRSFEKRDRLRIHILHVHEKHRPHKCSVCGKSFSQSSSLNKHMRVHSGERPYKCVYCNKAFTASSILRTHIRQHSGERPFKCKHCGKAFASHAAHDSHVRRTHAKDKPFSCDVCGSSFQDVQELKNHMNKSHKKSTLSPAVSVSQQLDENSLFPATKDITQTQRHIGDNFAYTGIVTLNKEYRPWN; encoded by the exons ATGGCTGTGTCCCTGTCAAGCATCCCTGCTGGGAAGGACAGGACTTACCATTTCGACCCGCTCAAAGGAAGCCCTGCTCGGGGGTCCGGTTTCTATCCATCCCTTCCCAACGCGCAGTACATGGACGTTTTTAAGAGCACACACAACCTCTTCCACCCACTCAAGTCGCTTGGACGCCTAGTCACAGAGACTCAAACCGTCATGCCGTTCAGTTTCACCGGAGGAGCCCAGAACATCTTTGCACAGAATGGACATCAAGCGGCCATCCTTCACGAGCAGGTCTTAAACATGGCCGGCATCCCATACTTCAATAGAGTGCCTCTTATTTTCCCTAAACACGAGGAGGCAGCTAAAGTTGCTTCTAACCATTCTTCTGCATCGCTGTCAGAATTCAGTAGTCCGTCCAGCGAGAAATCCTCCCTCGAGTCCTGCTCACCTTCCAAAAACAACGTGCTTTACCTGCACAACGCGGACCCAGTAACTGAACAAACACGCACTTACTGTTTCACAGACGAGGACCTCTTCAATGTGCTGTACGGGTACTCCCGGAACCAGGAAAAGAATGTTGGCCATGCCATCTCGGGGGTTGTATTCCCTGGAAATTCAA TCCACGAAAGTCAGCACCTCCCGTTGGATATGGATGCTCTTGAACTTCCAGAAG AGTTGTCAATTGTTCAAACGACTACTGGAAGTGTCTCTCATTACGGAGTGTTTGCGGACAAAATGTCCATAGCGAAAGGCACTCGATTCGGGCCATTCACGGGAAAGCTGGTGAACACCAGTGAGATTAAAACATACGACGACAACACACTCATGTGGGAG ATCTTTGAAAATGGACGCTTGAGTCACTTTGTAGATGGCCGCGGGGCGTCTGGAAACTGGATGTCTCTTGTGAAGTGCGCCCGCTTCCCTGAGGAGCAGAATCTGGTGGCGGTGCAGAACCAGGGGCAGATTTTCTACGAGGTGTGCAAAGACATCAAGCCGCAGCAGGAGCTCTTGGTGTGGTACGGGGATTGTTATGTGCAATTCCTGGGCATCCCGCTCACTCTAAAAGAATTCATCGATGACAATTTTGAGCAGCTTCCTCCTGAAG attcTGGAGAGGGGTTTAAATGTGACCGGTGTGGGAAGGTCTTTGCTTACAAATACTACAGAGACAAGCACCTGAAATACACGCGATGCGTCGACCAAGGAGATCGGAAATTTCCCTGTCACCTTTGCAACAGGTCTTTCGAGAAGAGAGACCGGCTCAGAATACATATCCTACATGTCCACGAGAAGCACAGGCCGCACAAG tgttcagtgtgtgGAAAAAGTTTCTCCCAGTCGTCCAGCCTGAACAAACACATGCGTGTCCACTCGGGGGAGAGGCCATATAAGTGTGTTTACTGCAATAAG GCCTTCACCGCGTCCAGCATCCTTCGCACTCACATCAGGCAGCATTCCGGCGAGCGCCCTTTCAAGTGCAAGCACTGCGGGAAGGCCTTCGCCTCTCACGCCGCTCACGACAGCCACGTCCGGCGCACCCATGCCAAAGACAAGCCCTTctcctgtgatgtgtgtgggagTTCCTTCCAAGATGTTCAGGAACTCAAAAATCACATGAACAAAAGTCACAAAA AATCGACTCTTTCCCCGGCCGTTTCAGTGAGTCAACAACTCGATGAAAATTCTCTCTTTCCTGCGACCAAAGATATCAcccagacacagagacacatcgGAGACAATTTCGCTTACACTGGAATTGTTACACTCAACAAAGAATACCGTCCTTGGAATTAA